In one Fusarium falciforme chromosome 5, complete sequence genomic region, the following are encoded:
- a CDS encoding Aa-trans domain-containing protein codes for MSQYSSPPTEKDMKHEQDVELNNGLTTVPSQTGEVHDDVFGDITNEGPNYRAVGWIGTVALMMKTQVGLGVLSIPAVFDVLGIVPGVICLIIIAGITTWSDYMVGVFKRRHTQVYSIDDAGDLMFGRIGREILGIAFCLYWIFVAGSGMLGISIGLNAVSTHGACTAIFVAVAAIVGFSLASIRTLGRISWLAWIGLVCILTAIFTVTIAVGVQDRPASAPSTGHWKSDYKVVNNPSFTEAISAISSLVFAYAGTPGFFSIASEMKNPAHYTRSLMICQAGVTITYIVIGCVVYLYCGSYVASPALGSAGPLIKKIAYGLALPGLIATTTLVIHFAAKYAFVRILRGSKHLASNSPIHWGTWLGCTFVTSIIAYAIASGIPVFGGLVSLVGALLGTLMSFQPMGCMWLYDNWAPGRRDPTLRWYLMVAFSVFVIVSGTFLMIGGTYGSIVGIIDSYKESGGSSAWSCADNSNSV; via the exons ATGTCGCAGTACTCGAGCCCTCCTACGGAAAAGGACATGAAGCACGAGCAGGACGTCGAGCTCAACAATGGGCTCACAACTGTGCCCTCTCAGACGGGCGAGGTCCACGACGATGTCTTTGGTGATATCACTAACGAGGGCCCCAACTACCGTGCT GTTGGTTGGATCGGCACCGTTGCCCTCATGATGAAGACCCAGGTCGGTCTTGGCGTCTTGTCTATCCCCGCCGTTTTCGACGTCCTTGGCATCGTTCCTGGTGTCATCTGCCTtatcatcatcgccggcaTCACGACTTGGTCTGATTACATGGTTGGAGTTTTCAAGCGTCGCCACACCCAGGTTTACAGTATCGACGATGCGGGTGACTTGATGTTTGGCCGTATTGGTCGTGAGATTCTGGGAATAGCTTTCTGTCTTT ACTGGATCTTCGTCGCCGGTTCTGGTATGCTGGGTATCTCGATCGGTCTGAACGCTGTCTCGACTCATGGCGCCTGTACCGCCATCTTTGTTGCCGTTGCCGCTATTGTTGGATTCAGTCTCGCGAGTATCCGTACTCTTGGCCGTATCAGCTGGCTTGCTTGGATCGGTCTTGTCTGTATTCTTACAGCCA TCTTCACTGTTACCATCGCCGTTGGTGTTCAGGATCGACCCGCTTCTGCGCCATCGACCGGACACTGGAAGTCTGACTACAAGGTCGTCAACAACCCCTCCTTCACTGAGGCTATCTCGGCCATTTCTTCCCTGGTCTTTGCCTATGCCGGTACCCCTGGTTTCTTCTCTATCGCCTCCGAGATGAAGAACCCAGCCCACTATACTCGCTCCCTGATGATCTGTCAGGCTGGAGTTACCATCACCTATATCGTCATCGGCTGCGTCGTGTACCTGTACTGCGGTTCCTACGTTGCCTCGCCCGCTCTCGGCTCGGCTGGTCctctcatcaagaagatcgcCTACGGTCTTGCGCTTCCCGGTCTCATCGCTACTACGACTCTCGTCATCCACTTTGCCGCCAAGTACGCCTTTGTCCGTATCCTTCGAGGCTCCAAGCACCTGGCTTCCAACAGCCCGATCCACTGGGGAACTTGGCTCGGCTGCACCTTTGTCACCTCCATCATTGCCTACGCCATTGCTAGCGGTATCCCCGTTTTCGGCGGCCTCGTCTCCCTCGTCGGTGCCCTCCTCGGTACGCTGATGTCTTTCCAGCCTATGGGCTGCATGTGGCTCTACGATAACTGGGCTCCCGGCCGACGCGATCCCACTCTTCGATGGTATCTCATGGTTGCTTTCAGCGTCTTTGTCATCGTTTCCGGTACTTTCCTGATGATTGGCGGTACTTACGGATCCATTGTTGGTATCATTGATTCTTACAAGGAGTCTGGTGGTTCGTCCGCCTGGTCTTGTGCCGATAACTCCAACTCTGTTTAA
- a CDS encoding Beta-glucosidase — protein MDPSRENLLKPGGRSSFDGSSDGYSDIDATDYLDKNLVPFQEAPPIYVPPRRVKPTGLFRPCRASPKRCCLTVVGVVLAIWIVISALGAFAWNKIKAPPTFGQSPPWYPSPKGGSSKNWEKSYSLAAQLVGKMTLAEKVNITTGTGWSMGLAVGNTGAAVHAGFPSLALQDGPLGIRFADNATAWPAGVTVGATWNRKLMYERGKAHALEAKGKGVNVILGPAIGPLGKMPAGGRNWEGFGPDPYLQGIAGAQTIRGIQDQGIMATIKHFIGNEQEHFRQSWEWGLPNSMSSNIDDRTLHELYAWPFADAVKAGVASVMCSYNMVNNSYACQNSKLLNGILKDEMGFQGFVMSDWLAQRSGVASALAGLDMSMPGDGLKWQDGDSLWGPRLTQAVLNGSLPVDRLNDMTLRIVASFYQLGQDKHENKGPNFSSWTYDKMGILAPGSPSPQEKQVVNQFVNVQDNHAELARQIAIEGTVLLKNDGVLPLTRNGALNSTESDKGPGKIKIGIFGEDAGPGKGPNSCPDRGCNDGTLGSGWGSGAADFPFLITPIEALRREFNKDKVEVSEFLSNKLKDAKKATEQDVCLVFANSDSGEGYLGWNGVHGDRNDLFLQKGGDALVTEVANHCGGGTGTTIVVIHAVGPVVVEKWINHPRIKGLLAANLPGEESGNAIASILFGDESPSGKLPYTIGKTLADYGEGGQVLYLPNGVVPQQDFGEGLYIDYRHFDKHDIEPRYEFGFGLSYTSFEYKNLKVNRGVAVSHLPAMRPSQPSAEPPKLGDKIPDVKEGLWPKGIRRLEKWIYPYIESADDIKLGDYPYPDGYHVEQPPSPAGGEEGGNPDLWTPVVTVSVVVTNSGFVDGKAVPQLYLSYPDSSKVDHPVRVLRGFDKVFLKKGESKMVEFKLTRRDLSYWDVVEQNWRVTGGGEFTVAVGESSRDLKLTGTFSVEESS, from the coding sequence ATGGATCCTAGCAGGGAGAACCTCCTCAAGCCAGGCGGGCGCTCGTCTTTTGACGGGAGCTCCGATGGCTACTCCGACATTGATGCGACAGACTATCTCGACAAGAATCTTGTTCCATTTCAAGAGGCGCCGCCGATTTATGTCCCTCCCCGACGTGTGAAGCCTACTGGTCTCTTCCGCCCATGCCGTGCCTCACCCAAACGATGCTGCTTGACCGTTGTCGGAGTTGTTCTGGCTATCTGGATTGTCATTTCAGCTCTTGGCGCCTTTGCTTGGAATAAGATCAAAGCACCACCGACTTTTGGACAGTCGCCGCCATGGTACCCAAGCCCAAAGGGTGGCTCGTCCAAGAACTGGGAGAAGAGTTACAGCTTGGCCGCCCAGCTCGTTGGAAAGATGACGTTGGCTGAGAAGGTCAATATCACTACAGGAACAGGATGGAGTATGGGCTTGGCTGTGGGAAATACAGGCGCCGCGGTCCATGCCGGATTCCCTTCTCTGGCGCTGCAGGATGGTCCTCTGGGAATCCGCTTTGCCGACAACGCGACAGCTTGGCCTGCTGGTGTTACTGTTGGAGCTACGTGGAACAGGAAGCTGATGTATGAGCGTGGCAAGGCTCATGCATTGGAAGCAAAGGGAAAGGGCGTCAATGTCATTTTGGGCCCTGCTATCGGCCCCCTCGGAAAGATGCCCGCCGGTGGACGCAACTGGGAGGGATTTGGCCCTGACCCCTACCTGCAAGGCATTGCCGGCGCACAAACGATTCGAGGTattcaagaccaaggcatCATGGCCACGATCAAGCACTTTATTGGCAATGAGCAGGAGCATTTCCGTCAGTCTTGGGAGTGGGGTCTCCCCAACTCCATGTCGTCCAACATTGACGACCGGACTCTGCACGAGCTCTACGCTTGGCCATTTGCGGATGCCGTAAAGGCTGGAGTCGCAAGTGTCATGTGCTCGTACAACATGGTCAACAACTCGTACGCTTGCCAGAACTCGAAGCTGCTTAATGGCATCCTCAAGGACGAGATGGGCTTCCAGGGATTCGTCATGTCGGACTGGCTGGCCCAACGATCTGGAGTGGCGAGCGCCTTGGCTGGGTTGGACATGTCGATGCCTGGAGACGGATTGAAATGGCAGGATGGCGATTCCCTATGGGGTCCTCGCCTTACTCAGGCTGTTCTCAATGGATCTTTGCCGGTGGATCGACTGAACGACATGACACTCCGAATTGTTGCTTCTTTCTATCAGCTCGGGCAGGACAAGCACGAGAACAAGGGCCCTAACTTCTCGTCGTGGACCTACGACAAGATGGGGATCCTGGCCCCTGGGAGCCCTTCGCCTCAGGAAAAGCAAGTGGTAAACCAGTTTGTGAATGTCCAAGATAACCACGCCGAACTCGCTCGACAGATTGCCATTGAGGGAACTGTCCTGCTCAAGAACGACGGAGTTCTTCCCCTGACTCGCAACGGGGCCTTGAATAGCACCGAGTCCGACAAGGGACCTGGAAAGATCAAGATTGGGATTTTCGGCGAGGATGCTGGCCCTGGAAAAGGACCCAACAGCTGCCCCGACCGAGGGTGCAATGATGGCACGCTTGGCTCTGGCTGGGGCAGCGGCGCAGCCGATTTCCCGTTCTTGATCACTCCGATTGAGGCTCTACGAAGAGAGTTCAACAAGGATAAGGTTGAGGTGAGCGAGTTCTTGTcgaacaagctcaaggatgccaagaaggcaaCGGAACAGGACGTTTGCTTGGTGTTTGCCAACTCGGACTCGGGTGAGGGATACCTCGGCTGGAACGGCGTGCACGGCGATCGAAACGATCTATTCCTGCAGAAGGGAGGCGACGCACTCGTCACCGAAGTTGCCAATCACTGCGGTGGTGGAACTGGCACGACGATTGTGGTGATTCATGCTGTTGGTCCTGTTGTCGTGGAGAAATGGATCAACCATCCGCGAATCAAGGGACTGTTGGCAGCCAACCTACCCGGCGAGGAGAGCGGGAATGCCATCGCAAGTATCCTTTTTGGCGACGAGAGCCCTAGCGGAAAGCTCCCGTACACCATTGGGAAGACCCTTGCGGACTACGGCGAAGGTGGCCAGGTGCTGTATCTGCCCAATGGAGTCGTTCCGCAGCAGGACTTTGGTGAGGGTCTATACATTGACTACCGGCACTTCGACAAGCACGACATCGAACCTCGATACGAGTTTGGCTTTGGACTTTCGTACACTTCCTTCGAGTACAAGAATCTGAAGGTCAACCGGGGTGTGGCAGTGTCTCACCTCCCAGCGATGCGACCATCGCAGCCCAGCGCAGAGCCTCCAAAACTGGGCGACAAGATTCCTGATGTTAAGGAGGGCCTTTGGCCAAAGGGCATTCGTAGACTTGAGAAATGGATCTATCCATACATCGAGTCAGCGGACGACATCAAGCTTGGCGACTATCCCTACCCGGACGGCTATCATGTCGAGCAGCCCCCCTCACCAGCCGGAGGCGAAGAAGGTGGCAACCCCGATCTCTGGACACCCGTGGTGACAGTCTCTGTGGTCGTCACCAATAGCGGCTTTGTCGATGGCAAGGCGGTACCGCAGCTTTACCTGTCGTACCCCGACAGTTCCAAGGTCGACCATCCCGTCCGTGTCCTGCGCGGTTTCGACAAGGTGTTTTTGAAGAAGGGAGAGAGTAAGATGGTCGAGTTCAAGCTCACCAGGAGGGACTTGAGTTACTGGGACGTGGTGGAGCAAAACTGGCGGGTGACGGGCGGCGGAGAATTCACTGTGGCTGTGGGAGAAAGCTCGCGGGATTTGAAGTTGACGGGGACTTTTTCTGTCGAAGAGTCATCTTAG
- a CDS encoding MFS domain-containing protein, which produces MSEKPERPRDNGISPPSSVDGQVNEKPKHQSGLSGFFSRLGDLPEWKVGGKHLEGDTLNWAIGIIASCGFLMFGYDQGVLSALLTLDDFQKNLVLMTPRDDSNPLCWLDYPENNQPDPNQCTGDPNTQAAAVAVYQIGCFLGAVLILFYGERWGRKSSTFWGSLIMIIGTIMQASAHEYGLFSAGRIVGGVGNGMVTSTIPTWQSECARPHQRGFLITLSGALISGGIMISYWVDYGFYFLSGSVRWRFPVSFQSFFTIIVMIGLLYLPDSPRWLAMQGRVDEARDVTARLLGKPVDDPEVITEIKAIQEALEVQSRGGGFRYKELLTNGPSQNFRRTMLGVAAQFFQQICGINLVTYYATFLFENSLGFGPEMSRLLAALNGTEYFLASLVALPLIERTGRRKLMLFGAFGMMASMAVLAGTVSTGTAADNGAPQLETRYGVTATVFLFVFNSFFAIGWLGMTWLYPAEITNLRIRIQANALSTCSNWLSNFLIVMITPPAFANLGYRTYAMFAVFNAAIIPCVWLFFPEPKGRSLEELDIIFASAHFDKVNPVKRAREMRHIEGSELEGELDKYFGASSEEIENAR; this is translated from the exons ATGTCCGAGAAGCCAGAGCGGCCTAGAGACAACGGGATCAGCCCTCCCTCGTCCGTTGACGGCCAAGTCAATGAGAAACCCAAGCATCAGTCCGGTCTTTCCGGTTTCTTCTCTCGACTCGGTGACCTACCAGAATGGAAAGTCGGCGGCAAACATCTCGAGGGTGATACGCTCAACTGGGCCATCGGCATCATTGCGTCATGCGGTTTTCTCATGTTTGGATACGACCAAGGTGTTTTGAGTGCCCTCCTTACTCTGGATGACTTTCAAAAGAACCTGGTTCTCATGACACCACGGGATGATTCAAACCCTCTCTGCTGGCTTGACTACCCCGAGAACAACCAACCTGACCCGAACCAATGCACTGGCGACCCCAACACTCAGGCAGCAGCTGTGGCGGTTTACCAGATTGGATGCTTCTTGGGAGCTGTCCTTATTCTTTTCTACGGCGAAAGGTGGGGACGAAAGTCATCTACGTTCTGGGGAAGTCTCATTATGATCATTGGAACAATCATGCAAGCGTCTGCCCATGAGTATGGTCTCTTCTCTGCCGGCAGAATTGTTGGTGGCGTTGGAAACGGCATGGTCACTTCGA CTATCCCGACATGGCAGTCCGAGTGTGCTCGGCCTCACCAACGTGGTTTCTTGATCACGCTCTCAGGTGCTCTCATCTCGGGTGGTATCATGATTTCGTACTGGGTTGATTACGGGTTCTACTTTTTGTCTGGATCCGTTCGCTGGCGATTCCCAGTCTCCTTTCAATCGTTCTTCACCATTATTGTCATGATTGGACTACTCTACCTGCCCGATTCTCCTCGGTGGCTTGCCATGCAGGGTCGCGTCGATGAAGCGCGCGATGTAACTGCTCGTCTTCTGGGCAAGCCAGTCGATGATCCAGAAGTCATCACGGAAATCAAAGCTATCCAAGAAGCTCTTGAAGTGCAGAGTCGAGGCGGCGGGTTCCGCTACAAGGAACTCCTCACCAATGGCCCCTCGCAGAACTTCCGACGAACTATGCTCGGAGTTGCTGCTCAGTTCTTTCAACAGATTTGTGGAATCAATCTCGTCACTTATTA TGCAACATTCCTCTTCGAAAACTCGCTTGGCTTTGGTCCCGAGATGTCTCGCTTACTGGCTGCTCTCAACGGCACAGAGTATTTCCTTGCCTCTCTCGTGGCTCTTCCTTTAATTGAACGCACTGGCCGACGCAAGCTCATGCTGTTTGGTGCCTTCGGAATGATGGCCTCCATGGCAGTTCTTGCAGGAACAGTCTCGACTGGAACAGCAGCGGATAACGGTGCACCTCAACTTGAGACTCGATATGGCGTGACAGCGACTGTTTTCCTCTTTGTCTTTAACTCATTCTTTGCTATTG GCTGGCTTGGAATGACATGGCTCTATCCCGCTGAGATCACGAACCTCCGCATCCGCATCCAAGCCAACGCACTATCGACATGTTCTAACTGGCTTTCAAATTTTCTAATCGTCATGATCACGCCCCCCGCATTTGCGAATCTCGGATATAGGACCTATGCCATGTTTGCCGTGTTCAACGCGGCCATCATTCCATGTGTCTGGCTGTTCTTCCCTGAGCCAAAGGGACggagccttgaggaactgGACATCATTTTTGCCAGCGCACACTTTGACAAGGTGAATCCAGTCAAGAGGGCGAGGGAGATGCGCCATATTGAAGGGTCGGAGCTGGAGGGTGAGTTGGACAAGTACTTTGGGGCCTCCAGTGAAGAGATCGAGAATGCTCGTTAG
- a CDS encoding PKS-ER domain-containing protein produces the protein MTQNKTLIFKKIPTGLPVAGEHLVIEDHPIDLDEAAPEGGLVVEILYASFDPYLRGKMRDPSIKSYSPAFETDKPITNDTVAKVIKSDTSDFTEGDLIVAYLPLAQYARVPKDSLARARKINNPHNLDLALFLGPLGMPGLTAWSGLHKIGQPQKGETIFISSAAGAVGQIVGQVAKREGLTVIGSVGSDEKLDFITKELGFDAGFNYKKESPKEALPRLAPNGIDIYFENVGGEHLEAALTNMNLLGRIPVCGMISSYNTPASQQTGIKGLMQLITKQITMQGFLVGNPKFGPAYAKEHQENLQKWLADGSVKAKLSITEGIDSAADGLIGMLEGKNFGKAVLKI, from the exons ATGACCCAGAACAAGACCCTTATCTTCAAGAAGATCCCAACCGGGCTTCCCGTGGCTGGGGAGCACCTGGTCATCGAGGATCATCCCATCGATCTCGATGAGGCTGCCCCCGAGGGCGGTCTAGTTGTCGAAATTCTCTACGCCTCTTTCGACCCTTATCTGCGAGGCAAGATGCGAGACCCCAGCATCAAGTCTTATTCTCCTGCTTTTGAGACTGACAAGCCAATCACAAACGACACCGTCGCAAAGGTCATCAAGAGCGATACCTCGGATTTCACAGAGGGCGATCTGATTGTGGCTTATCTGCCCCTTGCCCAGTATGCGCGCGTGCCCAAGGACAGCCTGGCAAGAGCCAGAAAGATCAACAACCCGCACAACCTGGACCTTGCCCTGTTCCTGGGACCTCTCGGAATGCCAGGCCTCACCGCTTGGTCTGGTCTGCACAAGATCGGCCAGCCGCAGAAGGGTGAGACCATCTTTATCAGCTCCGCGGCTGGTGCTGTGGGTCAGATTGTTGGCCAGGTGGCCAAGCGGGAGGGCTTGACAGTTATCGGCTCTGTCGGTTCGGACGAGAAGCTCGACTTCATCACTAAGGAGCTTGGATTTGACGCCGGCTTTAACTACAAGAAGGAGAGCCCCAAGGAGGCTCTTCCCAGACTTGCACCCAACGGTATCGACATTTACTTTGAGAACGTCGGTGGAGAGCATCTCGAGGCAGCCCTCACCAACATGAATCTTCTTGGAAGAATCCCCGTCTGTGGCATG ATCTCATCATACAACACCCCTGCCAGCCAACAGACCGGAATCAAGGGTCTCATGCAGCTCATCACCAAGCAAATTACCATGCAGGGTTTCCTTGTCGGCAACCCCAAGTTTGGCCCAGCTTATGCCAAGGAGCACCAGGAGAATCTGCAGAAGTGGCTGGCGGATGGTagcgtcaaggccaagctctcCATCACCGAGGGAATTGACAGCGCCGCGGATGGACTTATTGGAATGCTAGAGGGCAAGAACTTTGGCAAGGCTGTGCTGAAGATTTAA
- a CDS encoding Pre-mRNA-splicing factor CWC25 — MGGGDLNLKKSFHPALRRNQQAVYEEEQKALAERKRTQQRINEIKEERAKEEVQRQLEAAGGKKRIDRVDWMYQGPNDGQTGTTEETEAYLLGKRRIDNLIKGTEHKKLEKQAGEESFMALQNANTARDTAAKIRDDPLLAIKRQEQAAYEAMMNDPIKRRQLLASMGVEDEKKDKSRRREERHERHRRRHRHRSADSEDRHHRRRRSYSRSRSPRRHEDSREDRHRRRRERDDHSPERRSRRRHDSEDEEASRRHRRSRDDRRYDDDRRRDSRRNYGDETRDRKPRHNEEDDKAKEEERQRKLAAMQSAASELDEDREKRLAALEERERALREADDKARERGGDRGFVNRLHQQAGNKGLAERMGGARRGYQRDDD, encoded by the coding sequence ATGGGAGGCGGCGATCTCAACTTGAAAAAGTCTTTCCACCCTGCGCTGAGGCGCAACCAACAGGCCGTCTACGAGGAGGAACAAAAGGCCCTTGCCGAGCGCAAGCGCACCCAACAGCGCATCAATGAAATCAAGGAGGAGCGCGCGAAGGAGGAGGTTCAGCGACAGCTCGAGGCCGCCGGAGGCAAGAAGCGCATCGATCGAGTCGACTGGATGTATCAAGGTCCCAACGATGGACAGACGGGCACAACAGAGGAGACGGAGGCGTACCTGCTTGGAAAGCGAAGAATCGACAACCTCATCAAGGGGACCGAACACAAGAAGCTAGAGAAGCAGgcgggagaggagagttTCATGGCACTGCAAAATGCCAATACCGCACGGGACACAGCTGCCAAGATCCGCGACGACCCTCTACTAGCCATCAAGCGACAAGAGCAAGCTGCGTATGAAGCGATGATGAACGATCCGATCAAGCGACGCCAACTACTCGCATCCATGGGGGTtgaggacgagaagaaggacaagtctaggaggagagaggaacGACACGAGCGACACCGCAGGAGACATCGCCATCGCAGTGCCGACTCAGAGGACAGACATCACAGGCGGAGACGGTCTTACTCGCGATCACGAAGCCCACGGCGACACGAAGATTCCCGAGAAGATCGGCACAGGCGACGCAGAGAACGGGATGACCACTCGCCAGAACGACGTTCGCGAAGAAGGCACGAttcagaggatgaggaagcctCTCGACGCCACCGCCGAAGCCGTGATGACAGGCGCTACGATGATGATCGACGACGAGACTCGCGGCGCAACTACGGCGACGAGACACGTGATAGGAAGCCACGACAcaacgaggaagatgacaaggccaaagaggaggagcgccAGCGCAAGTTGGCAGCGATGCAATCGGCAGCTTCAGAGCTTGACGAAGACCGTGAGAAGCGGTTAGCCGCGCTGGAAGAACGGGAACGGGCGCTTCGAGAAGCCGATGACAAGGCGAGAGAGCGCGGGGGAGATCGTGGGTTCGTCAACAGACTGCATCAGCAGGCAGGAAACAAGGGCTTGGCAGAGCGGATGGGAGGAGCACGACGGGGATATCAGAGAGACGACGATTAA
- a CDS encoding Aa-trans domain-containing protein — protein MSSTPNETNNAIVPSAGNDHIDTKKQSSDAEKGQLSANDEVDFKTAPHEEVADNIFGGEGGEGFRNMGRWDTLFALVTNQLGLGVLSLPACLKMLGIVPGLIAIVSIGVLTWYSGILLHKFYCKHPHVVNMVDMVAVMGGRRWEIVAAVGILIQLLMTCASSAITLSVILNTISEHAICTVGFIGIGALIIWLFCLPRTVKFVSQSGVPCFLSIIIASLIVIISLGVKKPTKAPEDWKVDILVAASPDFKQVFNACLRVFFAYAGNVAYCSYMAEMRDPARDFSFGLSWLFIVSIAVYSTVAIAIYCLAGEFTTSPALGSAPMIYAKAAYGVIIPAVLTTGLANGHIGIKYIYISVMRKLKATNEITSSTLRSWVVWVSSATVFWTLCFILSNAIPIFDSILSISSCTTYAWTAWGISACFWFHMNKGSYFVDWKQMAFFALNVGLIGLTLFMNSVGLWSAISELLDSFKSGSGVRGSFDCGNNASF, from the coding sequence ATGTCTTCCACCCCGAACGAAACCAACAATGCCATTGTCCCCTCGGCGGGCAACGACCACATCGACACCAAAAAACAGAGTAGCGATGCTGAAAAAGGCCAGTTATCTGCAAATGACGAAGTCGACTTCAAGACTGCTCCACACGAGGAGGTTGCCGACAACATCTTTGGCGGTGAGGGAGGCGAGGGCTTCCGAAACATGGGACGCTGGGATACACTCTTTGCACTCGTCACGAACCAGCTGGGTCTTGGGGTCCTCTCTCTGCCGGCGTGTCTAAAGATGCTTGGTATTGTCCCTGGACTCATCGCTATCGTCTCGATTGGTGTTCTTACTTGGTACTCgggcatcctcctccacaagTTCTACTGCAAACATCCCCATGTCGTCAACATGGTTGATATGGTTGCCGTTATGGGAGGTCGCCGCTGGGAAATCGTGGCAGCAGTTGGAATCTTGATCCAGCTCCTCATGACCTGCGCCTCGTCAGCCATCACCCTCTCCGTtatcctcaacaccatcagtGAGCATGCCATATGTACCGTTGGATTCATCGGCATCGGTGCCCTAATCATCTGGCTCTTCTGCCTCCCTCGCACCGTCAAATTCGTCTCTCAGAGCGGTGTCCCTTGCTTcctcagcatcatcatcgcgtccctcatcgtcatcatcagcctGGGCGTTAAGAAACCCACCAAAGCCCCCGAAGATTGGAAAGTCGATATTCTGGTTGCAGCTTCACCAGATTTCAAGCAAGTCTTCAACGCTTGCCTCCGAGTCTTTTTCGCCTACGCCGGCAATGTTGCCTATTGCTCCTACATGGCTGAGATGAGAGACCCAGCCCGTGACTTTTCCTTTGGCCTTTCATGGCTATTTATCGTGTCGATTGCCGTTTACTCTACTGTCGCAATCGCCATCTATTGTCTAGCGGGCGAGTTCACCACGTCGCCTGCACTTGGCTCAGCTCCCATGATCTACGCCAAGGCAGCATATGGCGTGATCATCCCAGCAGTCTTGACTACAGGTCTTGCCAACGGTCATATCGGTATCAAGTATATCTACATTTCTGTTATGCGCAAGTTGAAGGCCACGAACGAGATTACTTCCTCCACGCTTAGATCTTGGGTCGTCTGGGTCTCCTCCGCCACCGTCTTCTGGACCCTGTGCTTCATCCTTTCCAACGCGATCCCCATTTTCGATTCTATCCTCTCCATCAGTTCTTGCACAACTTATGCTTGGACTGCTTGGGGTATCAGCGCCTGCTTCTGGTTCCACATGAATAAGGGTTCATACTTTGTGGACTGGAAGCAGATGGCCTTCTTCGCCCTGAACGTTGGTCTCATTGGGCTCACCCTCTTTATGAACAGCGTCGGGCTGTGGTCGGCCATTTCAGAACTCCTGGATAGTTTCAAGAGTGGTTCAGGAGTCCGAGGCTCCTTTGACTGTGGAAACAACGCCAGTTTCTAA